gatgatcctggatcaacattattgtccaaaatgtAGACTTAACCcagtccctacccctaaacctaaccctacccataatttattcctaaaatcagtgagaATTGATAACTGATTAAGAAGGGTGAAGAAGCACcgaaccctgattgtaagccttaaagagatatttcctgaaaagttatatatcaattctaattggttgattcgAATGTTgctccaggatcaacaaggatgtactgggtgaaatcacgctcaccgaAGTGAACACACTGTCGTATACactgatccagagcatcccaaacatgctcagtgGGAGACATgtctggtgagtatgctggccatgcaagaactgtgatgttttcagcttccaggaattgtgtacagatccttgcaacatgaggccgtgcattatcatgctgtaacatgaggtgatggtcgttgatgaatggcacaacaatgggcctcaggaacTCATCACAGTATCATAaccccataccataaccccaccaccaccatgggccactctaTCCATCAGCAAGCCACTGGTTGACACCAGCAAACCGTTCACCCACACAACGTTATACACACTGTCTGCCGTCAGCCGTTTACActgaaaaccgggattcatccgtgaagagaatacctctccaaagtgccagataccatcgaatgtgagcatttgccaaCTCAAGTCAGTagaactgcagtcaggtcaagaccccgatgaggacgaagagcatgcagatgagcttccctgagagtTTGTGTAGAAATTCTTTGGTTCTgaaaaccgattgttgcagcatcTGTCCatgtggctggtctcagacgatcttggaggtgaagatgcagGATGTTGAGATCCTGGGCCGGTGTGGTTACATGCGGTCCGCAGTTCAGAGGCCAGTTGGATGTATAGTACtaccaaattctctgaaacacctttggagaCGACTTATGGAGAAATTAACATTCAGTTCATGGGGAACAGCTCTGGTGTACATTTCTGCAGTCAGCATGACAATTGCACGCTCCCTCAgaacttgcgacatctgtggcattgtgctgtgtgataaaacattttttagagtgtcttttattgtggccagcctaaggcacacctgtgcaataatcatgctgtctaatcagcatcttgatatgccacacccgTGAGGtcgatggattatctcagcaaaggagaagtgctcacaaacacagatttagacagatttgtaaataatatttgaggacatataaaaaagctaaagtgttgcgtttataattttgttcagggTATATATGCATTTTGTAACTGAAGCAAACTACTTCTTTAACTACTGTTCTACTTTTCttatttgacttctttttttCATGCAGTACGCCCTTCAGTCAATGTGTATACTGAGTTTCCTGAAGAACAAGGAAAAGTAAACGTCCTTTACTGCTATGCGACTGGGTTTTACCCTGGTGACATTGAAATAAACTTTTATCTAAAGGGCCAAAAGTCCACTGTGAAAGCAGAGACCTCTGACTTAATGTATGGGGAAGACTGGACCTTCAGAGTGTACAAGTATATGAATATGACCCCACAGTATGGAGACAAGTACACATGTGAAGTGAGACACAGTAGTATGGTTGAACCTAAAATGACAGAGTGGAGTAAGTTTGGTCACTTTTTtggaaattatgaaatataaaatgtgttctaAAAGGAATACATTGATAGAATCAGTAATAAACCTGTCTGCTGTTTTCTCAAGGTCCTGAGTTTTCAGTATCCACATCACATCTCTACTGGGCTTATTCACTACCTCCCAGCATCCTGCTGGGCATCATGGTCTCTGTCCTGATTGTAAGAAGAAAAGGCCGCTCTCAGTTATAAAGGTGCTTTCAAAGACTAAACTGCAGCGTATATGTGCATCTGTGAATTTTGTGCTCCTGGGATCCTGGCATATAGACGCTTGACTTCTTtagattacattatattttaatgaatttctcTACATGCCACAGTTTTAAGTCTGAATGTCCTATTCAGAGGTTTGATCAAAAACACTCACTCCTTGTTCTTTAATAatgaatttgaaataattttctaaatgtttgtTGTAAATAAACATCTCAGAAAATGTTATGGGGATTCAAATCAGAATatgagtttttgttttgaaacaaGGCATAATTTTAATGCATGTCTTCTGGAGAGGACACCAGGACAAACAGCTGTTAATAAGTCAATAACAAGACAATAGGGGCAAAAAATCATAAATCAATATTCCTATGAAATGTGAGATACTCTTATGAAAATGTTGCAAAGTTATAACTCTCATAATAACACTTCTCATGGTTTACCCcaagaacacattaatatgcaaattagatg
This genomic window from Carassius auratus strain Wakin unplaced genomic scaffold, ASM336829v1 scaf_tig00216326, whole genome shotgun sequence contains:
- the LOC113097551 gene encoding patr class II histocompatibility antigen, DO beta chain-like — translated: MEIIQTFVFILQLSPQITMWTDYQTVNVLAYTRMMENGSTDQAVVVLVNEATFAYFDQAKNTFVLRPSASAGFSVLEGSDRSFCMYEVLAGFYRQTDYLEKLKQETNSSKSLLVRPSVNVYTEFPEEQGKVNVLYCYATGFYPGDIEINFYLKGQKSTVKAETSDLMYGEDWTFRVYKYMNMTPQYGDKYTCEVRHSSMVEPKMTEWSPEFSVSTSHLYWAYSLPPSILLGIMVSVLIVRRKGRSQL